Proteins encoded by one window of Cryptococcus gattii WM276 chromosome K, complete sequence:
- a CDS encoding uncharacterized protein (Similar to TIGR gene model, INSD accession AAW46110.1) translates to MSSAPLVDDWDPTYTHFSHRTEFLDLLQKFLTLDICKESTEKEDEDEDAIVACLGAILDYYLPMPGLLDPSLDEIVRPLMQLLEKSLHTIVEEDRHTSNPVNPKRLERLGRVLNWVVKVRGWKAVVPHFPSTIPNLPILIKLFSPITSFSASTSPVTPHHHVLSSTTTWELRAVLLLWLALLLTVPFNLSALSNSDDFVSSIPYGIDLPSSELLFPTATSELAQKVTFLTVPLLHRPGREGAYAALVLARLLSREDAVQGLRGFFAWATSEIEDGDRESESHLIASLFTLLALLPSLLKSSHLPMVEGFLGEKLLPHLRGSRTAAESGLIRKLAIKAKGRLWVSKLGKKYSNDDDVDLPEGLEEILDDLMGGLSDKDTIVRYSSAKYLSRISASLPPAFSSQIVLATISLFAGTEEEPVQFTSFGTVIDPGGSSASGGTMGFGGSEVQRGEARWHGVCLALAEMGRRGLIWGEAVEGAVKWVVKALTFDLRRASHSIGANVRDAASYLLWSLSRACPPSALEPYVSTVATSLVCVACFDREVGVRRAASAAFQEGVGRTGVYPEGIDVLAKTDFHSVSVRRTAFLTASQAVGVHHVYRTAMIAHLHNITLRHWDCSIRCLGAQALRKLLEQNSKEMLEDALQRELKELVSLDSVNVHGALVALKEVAEMFEDDDPRNQTVFDALATIRASALVSQQAADILTALCDLLSTILNVSITSYATTQPVLARYFELASKRREVEVHESMARVYRRLSELRNCEKDVAKLINDLRSFRVTQRQSSTLALGHIQYPTAPSSMAEKTVVALLGLLKDPTKTEVESRRWAVRSLGDIAVQRRDGSLVVESTTLNMIVRAFIKGLEDYSTDQRGDVGSWVRIASLDSIGRVLASLSPPSPLSSILEPGIYDEVIGGLVKQGVEKLESVRSASALALARMRECGWQWDTQGAMSVSRKQLDEEGFRYVDQEEWFQSAMPLLETRFMEELVTGLTFTIGSQVVTLSNAALRPFIEYLTVHTSTIVPVLQTLSNLMANNFNSNRIFIPTLQTLHKLLSANIWEKIDAKDHNAGADALMKSLSAATRGLGNIKSIERITAAMRVGIACLAAPSEVCSKATSLISLFLAHRFPRIRAMASEEIYLALSEVNDDMDEELEQVLLEVDWVGSGVEQQAERVARLLQGRKEKS, encoded by the exons ATGTCGAGCGCTCCCCTGGTTGATGACTGGGACCCTACGTACACTCATTTTTCCCACAGAACTGAATTTCTGGACTTGTTGCAAAAGTTCCTGACGTTAGACATATGCAAAGAGTCTACtgaaaaggaagatgaagacgaggacGCGATTGTTGCCTGCCTGGGCGCTATT CTGGACTATTATTTGCCAATGCCTGGCTTACTGGACCCGTCACTAGACGAGATTGTTCGACCACTCATGCAGCTGTTGGAAAAGAGCTTGCACACCATTGTGGAAGAAGACCGCCATACTTCTAATCCAGTCAATCCAAAAAGGCTCGAAAGGCTAGGCCGAGTGCTCAACTGGGTGGTCAAGGTCCGCGGATGGAAGGCAGTTG TTCCCCACTTTCCATCAACAATACCTAATCTTCCTATCCTCATCAAGCTCTTTTCCCCTATCACCTCATTCTCCGCTTCAACAAGCCCTGTAACTCCTCATCACCACGTACTATCTTCCACGACAACTTGGGAACTTCGTGCCGTACTCTTGCTTTGGCTGGCCTTGCTTCTGACTGTTCCATTTAACCTTTCGGCCCTCTCAAATTCGGATGATTTCGTCTCAAGCATACCTTACGGTATCGATCTTCCCTCTTCGGAGCTGCTGTTCCCTACCGCCACCTCTGAACTTGCTCAAAAGGTCACATTCTTGACAGTGCCTCTTCTGCATCGCCCGGGAAGAGAGGGTGCGTACGCTGCTCTAGTTCTTGCTAGGCTCTTGTCTCGAGAAGATGCTGTACAAGGTCTCAGAGGATTCTTTGCTTGGGCAACATCAGAGATCGAAGATGGGGATCGCGAATCAGAGAGTCATCTCATTGCATCACTCTTCACCTTGCTTGCCCTTTTACCATCCCTCCTCAAATCCAGTCACCTCCCAATGGTGGAAGGTTTCTTAGGAGAGAAATTATTGCCGCATCTCAGAGGGTCGAGGACTGCAGCTGAATCCGGTCTGATTAGGAAGTTGGCAATTAAGGCCAAAGGCAGATTATGGGTTTCAAAACTTGGTAAAAAGTACTCtaatgatgatgatgtcgACCTGCCCGAGGGTTTAGAGGAAATATTGGATGACCTAATGGGTGGCCTTTCTGACAAA GACACAATCGTACGGTACTCGTCAGCGAAATATCTCTCTCGTATCTCCGCTTCGCTTCCCCCAGCCTTTTCATCTCAGATTGTCCTCGCTACCATCTCTCTCTTCGCTGGCACTGAAGAAGAACCCGTCCAGTTCACTTCATTTGGAACTGTCATCGATCCCGGGGGTTCTTCAGCTTCTGGTGGTACAATGGGCTTTGGCGGTTCCGAGGTGCAGAGAGGAGAAGCTAGATGGCACGGAGTGTGCTTGGCTCTGGCTGAGATGGGTCGAAGAGGTCTGATCTGGGGCGAGGCCGTAGAAGGCGCCGTGAAATGGGTTGTCAAGGCTCTTACTTTTGACCTTCGCCGGGCCTCACACTCAATTGGAGCCAACGTCCGTGACGCTGCGTCCTACCTCCTGTGGTCTCTTTCTCGAGCTTGTCCACCTTCAGCTTTGGAACCTTATGTCAGTACTGTCGCAACCAGTCTTGTTTGTGTGGCGTGTTTCGACCGTGAGGTTGGAGTGCGTCGAGCTGCGAGCGCAGCTTTCCAGGAAGGTGTGGGAAGGACGGGAGTGTATCCGGAAGGGATTGATGTGTTAGCCAAGACAGATTTTCATAGCGTAAGCGTGCGACGAACAGCTTTCTTAACAGCTTCTCAAGCGGTCGGGGT ACACCATGTCTATAGAACGGCGATGATCGCGCATTTACATAACATCACACTTCGACATTGGGATTGTTCCATTCGATGTTTGGGGGCCCAAGCGCTACGAAAGCTGCTCGAGCAAAACTCAAAGGAAATGTTAGAGGACGCCTTGCAAAGAGAGTTGAAGGAGCTAGTCTCTCTAGATTCTGTCAACGTCCACGGTGCACTTGTAGCGCTCAAGGAAGTAGCAGAGATGTTTGAGGACGATGATCCCAGAAATCAGACT GTTTTCGATGCCTTGGCTACCATCCGTGCCTCGGCTCTAGTTTCTCAACAAGCAGCTGATATATTAACCGCCCTTTGTGATCTTTTGTCCACTATCCTCAACGTTTCCATAACTTCTTATGCCACAACACAACCGGTCTTGGCAAGATATTTTGAACTGGCGTCGAAGCGGAGAGAGGTGGAAGTCCATGAAAGTATGGCGCGTGTATACAGGAGGTTGAGTGAACTGAGAAATTGTGAGAAGGATGTTGCCAA ATTAATCAATGATCTGAGATCGTTCAGAGTCACACAACGTCAATCTTCTACGTTAGCGCTTGGGCATATCCAGTACCCTACTGCTCCCTCTTCTATGGCAGAAAAGACTGTCGTGGCGCTTTTGGGATTGTTGAAAGATCCCACAAAGACTGAAGTTGAGAGTAGACGATGGGCAGTAAGATCCTTGGGAGACATCGCTGTTCAACGAAGGGATGGATCTCTTGTCG TTGAATCCACAACTCTCAATATGATCGTTCGAGCATTCATCAAGGGTCTTGAAGATTATTCGACTGATCAAAGAGGCGACGTTGGCTCGTGGGTTCGTATTGCATCTCTCGACTCCATCGGCCGTGTACTAGCCTCGCTTTCGCCGCCTTCTCCCCTGTCTTCAATCCTCGAACCTGGAATTTATGACGAAGTCATCGGCGGGTTAGTGAAACAAGGTGTAGAGAAACTTGAATCCGTTCGTTCGGCTTCAGCGTTGGCTTTGGCAAGGATGAGGGAGTGTGGTTGGCAGTGGGATACGCAGGGCGCAATGAGCGTGTCTAGAAAGCAATTGGACGAGGAAGGATTCAGATATGTAGACCAGGAGGAATGGTTCCAATCTGCAATGCCTCTCTTGGAGACTCGATTCATGGAAGAGCTTGTAACGGGTCTGACATTTACGATAGGCAGCCAAGTAGTCACTCTG TCAAACGCTGCCCTACGCCCTTTTATCGAATACCTGACAGTCCACACTTCAACCATTGTTCCCGTTCTGCAAACACTTTCAAATCTTATGGCCAACAACTTCAACTCAAACCGGATATTCATACCCACACTACAAACATTGCATAAGCTGTTGTCTGCCAACATATGGGAGAAAATTGATGCTAAAGATCACAATGCCGGAGCTGACGC GCTTATGAAGTCTCTGAGCGCTGCAACAAGGGGCTTGGGAAACATAAAGTCGATTGAGAGAATAACAGCCGCCATGAGAGT TGGTATCGCTTGCCTGGCAGCTCCTTCGGAAGTGTGTTCAAAAGCTACCTCCCTCATTTCGCTATTCCTTGCTCACCGTTTTCCCCGG ATACGTGCAATGGCTTCTGAAGAGATATATCTGGCGTTATCTGAGGTGAATGATGATATGGACGAAGAGCTGGAGCAAGTCCTGCTTGAGGTAGACTGGGTGGGCTCTGGAGTTGAGCAACAGGCTGAAAGGGTTGCCCGACTATTGCAAGGGCGAAAGGAGAAGTCATAA
- a CDS encoding Hypothetical protein (Similar to TIGR gene model, INSD accession AAW46109.1; CNK00630), with amino-acid sequence MSPTPAQMYNQQLSWSSNQASSFSKLLPVQDYIFDELLSIAPLSTITITRRHYQKTICTIYREVSVSNKLFCSLLCGDRTAFERGVNAFEHTRILRIIDFEGFSILTQFHMPLLFATLRNRKVFCNVERIDISWEAIKTFFFTRWCQGFPATTSDDSRLLMSHVGRKFQEVVLYVDIGDPTLGECSEDIQAIADYFSPRTMTMVSGYHPRSDFLVIRQNVNAQLLPIGWVGSQTSRLIIPPWPLMVKSNCSPEESDECQMDVTEQCVLNYMDDLYAVWNELEGADSPIEGLVISRMEFFVSKYPKAIRDRILHSSPRSRQDTIRFLKKSIVVRELDEHIKDRAQRVSRSYLLEHTGMAHAKNFIPSRLPFSPAASP; translated from the exons ATGTCTCCAACACCCGCACAAATGTACAATCAGCAACTGTCATGGAGCTCTAACCAGGCCTCATCTTTTTCAAAGCTACTCCCTGTCCAAGACTACATCTTTGACGAACTACTATCTATCGCGCCTCTCTCCACTATCACAATCACGAGGCGACACTACCAAAAGACAATTTGCACTATATATCGGGAAGTATCTGTCAGCAATAAATTATTCTGCTCTCTTCTCTGTGGGGATCGAACCGCCTTTGAACGAGGTGTAAATGCGTTCGAGCATACTCGCATCTTACGCATCATAGACTTTGAAGGCTTCAGTATTCTCACTCAATTCCACATGCCTTTACTATTTGCAACACTACGCAACAGGAAAGTTTTTTGCAACGTCGAAAGGATTGACATCTCATGGGAAGCTATCAAAACCTTTTTCTTCACGCGTTGGTGTCAAGGCTTTCCCGCCACGACAAGCGATGACAGTAGGCTGCTGATGAGCCATGTCGGAAGAAAGTTTCAAGAGGTCGTGTTGTATGTCGATATTGGAGACCCTACTTTGGGGGAGTGTTCCGAAGACATCCAAGCAATTGCGGATTACTTCTCACCTCGAACAATGACAATGGTCAGCGGCTATCATCCTAGATCTGACTTTTTGGTTATTCGTCAAAATGTGAATGCACAGTTGCTACCTATCGGCTGGGTGGGGTCGCAAACGTCACGTTTGATTATTCCTCCCTGGCCTCTTATGGTCAAGTCTAATTGCTCGCCGGAAGAATCGGACGAGTGTCAGATGGACGTGACAGAGCAATGCGTCCTCAACTATATGGATGACCTATATGCTGTATGGAATGAGCTAGAAGGAGCGGATTCGCCAATTGAAGGTCTGGTGATTTCCAGAATGGAGTTTTTTGTGTCGAAATACCCCAAGGCAATCCGGGACCGCATTTTACATAGCTCTCCGCGTTCGCGCCAAGACACAATTCGATTTTTGAAAAAGAGCATTGTGGTAAGGGAACTTGATGAGCACATCAAAGATCG CGCACAGCGCGTCTCGCGTTCTTACTTGCTGGAACACACCGGAATGGCTCATGCCAAAAACTTCATCCCCTCCCGCCTTCCTTTCTCACCCGCTGCGAGCCCGTAG
- a CDS encoding Hypothetical protein (Similar to TIGR gene model, INSD accession AAW46108.1; CNK00610) — MSSAEEDQFNNLPKFDASKFQPPAWAKTTNFQWDDKNGESSKATAPSAGREEGQNILDLGDDESDDSGDDVFEDAHSTVDPEEAMFTTSELKELLSRATKHKATGNSHYTSKPPRYDDAIVSYKLAIDHLPTFPSDLTDPEQDSKNDDEGKAKVKEPVSSGLQEVSEEEAVAIEEAENAKEGKSPEELEREEVEDEIKECTKACWGNLAACYIATKDDENAVKACTEALKIDPHYTKGLHRRATANERLGTLAALTSAQQDYTLLKTLLPASSPLLPSIRRSLITLPPKIKSEEKKQYDEMMSKLKDLGNSLLGNFGLSTDNFKFEQQPGGGYSMNFSK; from the exons ATGTCCTCTGCAGAAGAAGACCAGTTCAACAATCTCCCAAAGTTTGATGCGAGCAAGTTTCAGCCCCCAGCATGGGCAAAGACGACCAATTTCCAATGGGATGACAAAAATGGGGAATCGTCCAAGGCTACTGCCCCTTCAGCCGGTCGGGAAGAGGGTCAGAACATATTGGATCTGGGGGATGACGAGAGCGACGATAGCGGCGATGACGTATTTGAGGACGCACACTCGACTGTTGATCCGGAAGAAGCCATGTTTACCACTTCTGAGCTCAAG GAACTCTTGTCCAGAGCTACCAAACACAAAGCTACGGGCAATTCTCACTACACCTCCAAACCTCCCCGGTATGATGACGCCATCGTATCATACAAACTAGCTATTGATCACCTCCCAACCTTCCCTTCTGACCTTACCGACCCGGAACAAGATAGTAAAAACGATGATGAGGGTAAAGCGAAAGTAAAAGAACCCGTGTCTAGTGGCCTTCAAGAAGTCTcagaggaagaagctgTGGCTATCGAGGAAGCAGAGAACGCTAAGGAGGGCAAGTCGCCGGAAGAgttggaaagagaagaagtAGAAGATGAAATCAAAGAATGTACAAAGGCTTGTTGGGGGAACCTTGCTGCGTGCTACATTGCCACT AAAGACGACGAAAACGCAGTTAAAGCATGTACAGAAGCACTCAAGATTGATCCTCATTATACGAAGGGCCTTCACCGTCGTGCAACGGCCAACGAGCGTCTGGGAACACTTGCGGCCCTTACTTCTGCTCAGCAGG ATTACACCCTCCTCAAGACCTTGCTCCCCGCCTCCTCTCCATTACTCCCCTCCATCCGCCGTTCACTGATCACCCTCCCCCCCAAGATTAAGTcggaggagaagaagcagtACGACGAGATGATGAGTAAACTGAAAGATCTTGGCAATTCGTTGTTGGGAAACTTTGGGTTGTCGACCGATAatttcaaatttgagcAGCAGCCGGGAGGAGGTTACAGTATGAATTTCAGCAAATAG